GGGGCGTACGTGGCGGCGGGCAGCGCGATCTCGCAGGACGTGCCGGCGGGCGCGCTCGGGGTGACCCGGGCGCCGCAGCGCAGCATCGAGGGCTGGGTGGCGCGCAAGCGGCCGGGCACGGCGTCGGCGGCGGCGGCCGAGCGGGCGCAGAGTGCGTCGGCGGACACGCCGGCCGCAAGGGAAGGTGAGGCAATCCACGAGGGCGCGGAGACCGTGGGTGGGCCGTCGTCGGCGGGGGATACTGCAACCGAATAGTCCCCGGCCACACCGCCGCCGGGCACCACCGACCAACGGGAGCAGACGGTTCCATGGGCAGCATCGTCGCCGAAAACCGCAAGAGCCTGATGCTCTTCTCCGGACGTGGCTTTCCGGAGCTGGCCAAGGAGATCGGTGAGGTGCTCGGCGTCGCGCCGACGCCTTCCGACGCGTACGAGTTCGCCAACGGCGAGATCTTCGTACGGTTCAAGGACTCGGTGCGCGGGTCGGACGCCTTCGTGGTGCAGTCCGTCACGCACGGCGTCAACACCTGGGTCATGGAGACCCTGATCATGATCGACGCGTTGAAGCGCGGTTCGGCCAAGCGGATCACCGTGGTGCTGCCGTTCTACCCGTACTCGCGGCAGGACAAGAAGCACCGCGGCCGGGAGCCGATCTCGGCCCGGCTGATCGCGGACCTGCTGAAGACGGCGGGGGCGAACCGGATCCTCACGGTCGACCTGCACACCGCGCAGATCCAGGGCTTCTTCGACGGCCCGGTGGACCACCTCTTCGCGATGGACGTGCTGGCCGAGTACGTGGAGCACAAGTTCAACGGCCGGCCGATGACGGTGGTGGCCCCGGACTCGGGCCGGGTGCGGGTGGCGGAGCGGTGGACGGACCGGCTGGGCGGCTGCCCGCTGGCGTTCATCCACAAGACCCGGGACCCGCTGAAGCCGAACCAGGTGGTGGCGAACCGGGTGGTCGGTGAGGTCGAGGGTCGGGTCTGCCTGATCGTCGACGACATGATCGACACCGGTGGGACGATCAGCAAGGCCGCCGACATCCTCAAGCAGTCGGGTGCGGCGGAGATCGTGGTGGCGTCCACCCACGCCCTGCTGTCGGACCCGGCGACCGAGCGGTTGAAGAACAGCCCGATCAGCGAGGTCGTGGT
This genomic interval from Micromonospora coxensis contains the following:
- a CDS encoding ribose-phosphate diphosphokinase; translated protein: MGSIVAENRKSLMLFSGRGFPELAKEIGEVLGVAPTPSDAYEFANGEIFVRFKDSVRGSDAFVVQSVTHGVNTWVMETLIMIDALKRGSAKRITVVLPFYPYSRQDKKHRGREPISARLIADLLKTAGANRILTVDLHTAQIQGFFDGPVDHLFAMDVLAEYVEHKFNGRPMTVVAPDSGRVRVAERWTDRLGGCPLAFIHKTRDPLKPNQVVANRVVGEVEGRVCLIVDDMIDTGGTISKAADILKQSGAAEIVVASTHALLSDPATERLKNSPISEVVVTNTLPLPPEKQLDKITVLSIAPLLARAIREVFDDGSVTTLFGGLS